From Cucumis melo cultivar AY chromosome 3, USDA_Cmelo_AY_1.0, whole genome shotgun sequence:
CTCACTTTTCATTTGGGCTGTGTTTGACAACCCTAACCCATTTTTGTTTTATACTTGTTGACATCAGTGGCTGaattcctttcttttcttggtTGTTTATTCCTGTATCACCATTGATTAGAATGGAATTCTATACACAATATTACGACAAGATGCTTTTATTATTGATCGGATTTCTCATTACACAATTTGCTTCGATTTCTAGGTTCATTGTTCAAGAAGAATTGGAAGAATTTCCACAAGGGATTTAGTGGTTATTGAGATAATTTTATTGAAGTTCACAACTTTATAGGTTGAATATTTTGattgtattttattttgtggAGTTGAGTTAGAATCATTATGAAACGGAAAACTATGTAAGAAGAGGAATAAAGATGTTTTCATTTGTAACAAAAGGGTGGACGGTGGAGAAAGAGTGATGTACCGGCAACGACGAAAAAGGAATAACTGCCGTTCCCCTTCTGGTGGGTTACCCATAAAAACGacctttttttttctgtggGCTTATCAATTCCTTCTCATCACTTCCCTTCAAACAAAGATTACGGATAGCGTTTTGCCCTTTTCCAACTCTGATTTCTCCATCACCCACCGCCATGGACGACGAGTTCCAGGATTGGGAGCTTCTCCATGAGTATGACCGCACTTTCCCTCAACCCTACTCTTCCAATCTTCCCGATTCGAACTCGAGGTTTTTTCAGGAAATTGAAGGCGATTCGGGCTCCGAAAGCACAATCTGTTTGGATTACTTCTCTCTTCGTAAACACGAACCGAGTTCAAAAACTCCCCTGAAGTCTACTGTAACCGATGAGTGTTTGGTCGAGCCAGAAAACCTCAGCTCCGTTGATTCTGGTTCGGAGAATCGGAGTTGTCGTAAGAATACGAGTGAAATAGGGTCCGACTTGGGAAACGACCTTTTGGGCGAATGTGAATTGAACCAATCTCACGCGAACGGTCTTTTAGATATTACGAAAAGCGTAGCGGGTTTCGAAGAAATTTCTACCGACGCCGAGAATTTGAATAGACGGGAGGCCGATGATGGTGAATTGAAAGGCTCTCCTCTTGTTGCCAGAGATGAACCGCTTCGTGGGAAGGACACGTATAACCCGACGGAATCCGAAGAATCTAGTGAAGAAAGTGAGAGCCAAGATGAGATTTTGGACGACACTTGTTCTAATTGGAGTGGAAACATGTCATTTGCAATGAAAGCTGGAGACGATGGAAAAGAGAACGATGCAGGCAACGATCATATAGAGAGTGTAAATGATATTTCGAACAATGGAGATGGAGATTCGAGTGAGAAAATAGATGTGGCAATGGCGGTAGAAGAAGTGAAAGTTGAGGCAAAATCTGGTGAGTTAGAGGCACAGAGGAGGAAAGCTGTGTGGTGGAAGGTTCCTTTTCAGGTTTTGAGGTATTGCTTCTTAAGGGCTAGCCCTGCATGGTCCTTTTCTGTGGCTGCTGCTTTCATGGGAGTGATGATATTGGGACGTAGACTGTACAAGATGAAGAGGAAAGCTAAAAGCCTTCACTTGAAGATTGCTGTGAATGATAAGGTTAGTTATTGCTTCTTCCGATTCCCATATTTTTGTCATCCTTGGGTGAACTTCTTTCGTTTAATACCCTCTTTGTAAGTAAGCAACGTAGTTTTGAATCAATCGGTGTTAAACATATTTGGAGATCCAAGTTCAATTCCAAGCAACCTTATTTGTTTTATGGGATGTGGTTCTTGAGATTGAGAGATGGTGTTGTTCTAAGCTTTTGATTGTTTCAATAGAATAGCTCTCCTCTCAATGCAATTTCTTTGATTGACTTTGGAGCACCTGTGATCCATCATAAATGCTCTCTTTTAATTGTGATTTTTGTGTTGAAATTGATGGGCACTATCTTCATCATCTGGATTGCCTATATTTGTGAGCATAGGCAAGTTCCACCCTTGCATCTTTATGAAGCCCTTTTACTCACAtcaaacaaataattaaaatcttctataaaagaaattagaaatttGCCACATGGCAAAATTTTATTGAACGATGTGGTAAGATGCACAAAGATAGGTGATAGGCGATAGACTTGTAAAAACTAACCAAAATTTGTTGTTACTTCTGGAACTAACttattttcattatttcttGCTAAAGAACTCCTGTAGCCAGTGTCAAGAAACTTGACTCCTTTAGTAGTGCCATTGATACGTTTTTTCCCGCCTTTGTTAGAACATTTGGAAAAGGAACTCCAGATGATTCAATGCCTAAACATAAGGGGCATATAGAATCAAACCcatttggtttggtttttttcCTCCTCTGATGGGATGTtagaacttttattttatttatatttgtagTTAGGGTTAGAGTTATATACATCTCGACTAAACTCAAGAGAAAGCTTATCTGACCCTACAATATTTAGGTATAAAGAAAACTCGTTAGGTAGGTGAGCAACGTGGATTTAAATGCATTCCTTACTATACCCATGTTCTTTAGTCACCATAAGCCAATTTGCGATGGTTGAGATGACAAAGCTAAAAAATTTGAAAGCATGGTAGAACCTGTTAAAACTTTTAAAGACTGGGATGCAGTTGGATTATTGAATGAAAGCTTGTTAGTGGGTCAAGTAGCCTGGGTTAGAACTAGAAGCTTTATAAAATGCAGTGAGAATAAGCCTACCTGTAGGCTTATTGACTTTTGTGATCATGTGATGTATAACTTTCTCATTATGAGCGAAAAATGAGGTTTTTTCCCCTTCCCCATATACATACAAATCCATTTCATACTCTGCAAAACTTGATTGAATGATGACAAAAACTTATACTGGTAcaaatttttttgtagaacgtATCGCAGTTTGCAGATCGGGCAGCACGTTTGAATGAGGCCTTTTCAGTGGTGAGACGGGTGCCTGTGGTGAGAGCTCCATTGACAGGTGGAGGTGCAAATTCTTGGCCTGCCTTGAGTATGAGATGAGGTTTCTTGTATTCATGAAAATATAAACTATTTTGAGATGTTGGAGGTCTGGATGTGTGCAACATAGTATGTAAATGTGAAGTTCATAGGTAGTTCTttcgttcttcttcttttttttgcgATGATTTGTGTGTAAATGATGAATATGTAAACCTCCTCCACACCAACtgtaatttttagaattttggATGATAAGATCAGATTCAATGGATAATAGACTCCAGAAGTATCCGTTTAGTTTTATTTGATTAATAGACATTTGAGGTAAGCAAGAGAATTGATTTAGGGTATTGGGGCAGCCTAGTGAACCCCTTTCCCTTTTTTAGTAATTCACCGAGGTGAATAAAGATTGAAAGTTTTTCATTTATGCTGTTTTTGTGGATAAATTTGACAAGCAAATATTAGAGTGGAGGAACTTCAAGCATGGTGAGATAGTATTATCGTGATCCAGATATTTTGGTAATATGATTTTGTTTGATAGGAGGTGGCAAAGAGACTCTTGATCTTCATGATACCTTCCAATTTTCTCATTCCCAATTGCtctaaaatctcaaatttaaaagGGCTTCAACCCAAATCACCCTCTCTATTTTCGCCCTCAAAAACCCAAAAATCCCATTGGAACTCTACATCTTTAATGGGATCCTCAATTTCTCCTTCCACACCCATTGGTATCCGTTTTTCTCTAAATTGTTTGCATTCTCCTCAACCTGTTCACAATTAAATCTCCCctattttacatttttgttttttttaatgttaaaaaaattgtcaaaaatagaaaatttgataAATACTTACACTtcatccattttttttttttttatgaaacacATTTTGTCTTTTTAGTGTTTTATATATGGAATgtaaatggtttatttttttaatgtaaatttttgaaaaaaatttctttattttacgtttaaagttaattttcataaatataaaaaagtcataggtaacaaaatcaaaaagccaaaaaagccgactattttttttagaaaatattaaagttttccctcatttccatcttttttttttcttcaaactgttatttgttcaagatcatgtaccaaatctaaGAGGTACacaatattgaaaaaaaaaatcgttgacatattgatagatttggttatatgatagtttagccaaatctaaacggtatTTGTATTAAATCGtggatcaaatataaaagatctttaaaaaaaatcgtcGAGATATTGGCACATGATTGTAGgatattggtacatgattgcaaaaattttggtacacgattttaaACCAAGATAGTTCAGATTTGTTATGATCAGGTACGCTATATCATTTCCTATATGATCGCGTATGATGAATTACGCATGTGTGACATCATACGCGATCGTGATTACCCTAAATCCTAATGGTCAATTAATCGGGTGTTGATtgagacattttttatatttctcatCGTGGATTTGTTggttttccattttcgaaattgttatGTATAGTATAACTATCAGTCTTGATTTgcattatataattaaaaacaaatactATCAAATcatttatacattttttttgttatatcacaatttttgttatttcaaacaatatattcaaattcaaacttaaattaaaattaaaatttatttaataaaaatctttaaatatgatatattcattttgttaaaaaaatgacctataaaaacaatataaaaattGTATAAATTTAAAGAAGAATTCAAATGGATAAAAACAACCATATTATACGAgtacaaattatatttaatttaatttaataaaggATGATAAGAGGCATTCTTAAAACTTTTGATTATAAATctaatcaaaataatattttcaaattatatcaaaaatagttgtagaaaataaaaatgggtAATATTAATTATGAGTTTTGAATAATTGAATCTATACTTTTGGATCATCTTCCGGAACATCTGGTTCACTCATACAATTGTCTTATCCTAACTTCTATTTTAATTAATACATGAAAACTTGTTTGGTTTATCCACGTGTTTTGACTTATCATACCTTACTCCATTTTCTCCGACTTATACTTGCATCGCCTCCTCAGAATTCAGGTCAATATTCTCCTTCTACTTTCAGGGAACGAGATTCTTTAGACAAGAGCTGAACCATTCAAGAAGGTAACTCACGAGAGAAATGAAGGCCATTAGGAGGAATTCTGATGTTAGCAGCAAATGACTAAGAACCTGATTGGGGAGGCCGAAAGCTAGCAAGGAGATCTGATCCTTGAAAAAGTTTGTAATTAAGAGTTAACTTCTTAGAAGCTGGACCAGAAACATTAGTCTCAGTAAGAATGTTAGGATGTTGAGATAGTAAAAATCCATTTAACAGAGAGAAGAAAACATATAGAAATGTTGACACCAAAAGCGTCAACATGGTTTAGAGCAAGTAAAACCAGATATCTTTTCTAATCTTTCTGTCTCACGGtttctttagttttttaaattttatctcGCTTTATGCTGAGGTCTTAACTCCAACCATTCTTCCATTGTAAGGTATCAAATACGTAtccttatatatttttttccctCAATTATAAATCTCTTTTTCATAATTGGGTAAGGCATTCAATTTTTCAtcatctctttttctttctcacgttttcttttctttaataacttttgattttttttctttgcagctTTATGCTTATGTCTAACTCCAATTTCAGTCATTCTTCCATTGGAAAAATACTAAATATATCATTCTTCTCTTCTACATCAATTAtcatttctctctttcttttcataattggtaagattttgaatttgttatcatcaatatttataaattaaaagaaagtgTTTCAACTAAAATAGTCTAAATTGTTATATGATATTACACAATGGACATTTCTTTCtaatatattacataaaagTCCTAAATGGGCTAACATTTTTTCCAAAAGAATGGACGAATTTACCTTATTATCTAAATTTCATTAATCTTGaacaatatttttcttaattatgaacaaccatatttattatatcaaatgtaatttctttaattattaatacatatatatttgtatttattaatataatatttattaactttataatgatttaaatataatataaattattatcttatatggtaataatatttttaattatcctacaaaattaaatatattcaattTCATGTCCAACCAAAAGTTAATTTCTCACGATCATGAATTCCGACACAGGCATTCTTCTTCGATTTCTATTACAAAAAAgattgttctttcttctttcctttcgATTTGCTTTTTGTGATACggttagtctttttttttcgtatattatttattcttctgtttggtagtatatatttttttcttcaaaaatttgttctttcttcttccgtTTCGTAGCAtgtatttttttccttcaaaaatttgttttttcttcttccgtttcgtagcatatattttgataatattcctcctattttgatttttcacaTATGCTCCTGAATAATAGatttatgttttgtgatttTTAACATATATACTattgcatatattcaataatacatacacatattttttctcatattctgtaattttttcttactcaatttaaattgaaaacacaacctttcattcataaattaaacaatgaattatttcatatatactattcataaatcaatttaacataTCCTATTTTTTGGTAAATGTATgtcaatttatatgtattattagatatatgaaggggtatatatacGCTAAATAACAAAACCGATATATCATATTTTTTGAAAACTGTATGTcaacatatatttataaattgtatatatcAAGGAGTATATATCTAAATGCAATATTACGGAATCAAAGTTTAGAACGTTTTAAAAAATCTACGATGTAATGGAGTAAGGAAAAATATGAGAAATTGAGGAAGACAACTAACCAAAAGTACGAGGAtgacaaaaaaatgaaataaactaaGAATCAGTGAAAAACGAAACCGGAATCGGTGATGGAGGAAATAAGATTACGTGAATAAGGAAACTGGATGTACCAGAATTGAAAGAATGTTGCAATTTATCGATGACAGAATCAAACTTACTTGAAGAAACATATGATATTCTATGGTTACTGGATGTCCATATAGATGTATTATGGTAAATAAGAAGGggtatatatttataaaaaaacataacaCATAGATCATATTCGTTAATTGCTGTATGTCAATTTATGTATAGtattgtatatatgaaggggtatatatttaaaaaataacagaACACACATATCATATTAATCGGTTACTGTATCTCAGTTTATATGCATCATTGTAtatatgaaggggtatatataaactaattcACATAACATACAATTGAAATTCCTTAGGGACTGTatgtaataaatatataaattgttatatatatgaaCTGATATATGTCTAAAACAAATATTTCGGAATATAAAATTAAACGTTTTAGGAATACTACGATTTAATAGAGTACAGAAAAATataatgaattaaaaaatacaattaaCCGGATACATGAGGAGAACGAAAGAATGAAATAAATTGAGATTCTATGAATAACGGAATCGAAATCGGTAATGGGCGAAATATAAGGAGATGAAGAATGAAACTGGATGAAATTAgtgaagaaattagaaaacTTTTCGAGGAAGGGTGTACCAGAATTGGTGGAGAAATTGGATAAATTGCAGGCCGCGGATGTAATAGAGAAGAATGACTGTTGATGATGGAGATGAGGATGTAAGAATTATGTGGCTGATGAATAATTAAGAAAGagaattttagaaattatttcCGCATTCAAAGATTTATTATTGgatgataatttaaaataaattatataaggtaacgttttttcattaataattaagattttacattaattaagaTCATAATTAAGGATGTTATAATTTACACAATAAtgattaatataatataaataaggCAAAATATACTTTTAATATCGAATTAtctatataattaatgttaatcATAAGGTTAAAATTGTCCAACAAATATGTGAATTCCTagttaagtaaaaaaaaaaaaatcctaaaataggatatttatgaaatttctTAGTCAAATTAGGtctttttctctaaatttttcttaaaagaattaagaTGGTTCAGCCATATTGAGCCAAAGTTCAAACCCATTAGACAATTGAGCCCAAACTCACATAGAGCCCATAAAGCATCCCCTCTCATTtgttgagaagaaaaaaaataggagataTTTTGTAGGAATCGCAAAGTTGGAGGTCGTGGTTGGAATAATAGTAAAATCCGTACGGAATAAGAATTTTAGCAAAATATTGACACGAGTATGTACGAATTTTtgataatttctattttctcCATGATTTTGACGTAAATTAGATTTTTCACTCAGTGTATTTTAAATATATCAGATATTGATAAGGTTAGTTATTGACACAAGCATGTATGACTTTTTCCATTAGTTGTAGATAGGATCCACGACTTTACTGTcttatttttgtcaatatttttcctcttacttcattttttatattatttttttaaaaacaatattaCTAAAAAAATCTATTGAAAAACtaggaaaaaaaaacagtttAGAGACCCGTAAGGAGAGCAGTCGACTATTTTATGTTTTCGTAGTTTTTATTACTTTACTAATTTTTTAAGCCCCACCAATAAGTGAGTATACAATAATGTATTATTTTTgctttctattttattttattttctatttcaaATTTGTTATAAATATGCAACAATTCATAAACCTATAATTTTGAAACtactaaaaatattaatataatatataaatgtCCATTATTCATTAGTGTGTTTAGTAGCCATAACCACATACCAACTCATTAGTCATCCAACATTCATGTCATGTGTCTATTAAGTACTTAATCTTAGTGGCCATGTAAACTCACCTCATGCTTGTCAAATTGAGTATAAATAGTGGCTTCTGGTGGAGTTGTAAGACACACCAACATTGGAAAGAAATTCAAAGAAATTGGAGTAAGTGGTAGAAAGTGGAGAAATTTGATAAttcctaaatttttttatttctttaatttcttatttatttatttatattatatattttattattttaatattatatttttcggTTTCCGTATTTCGATTGTGCCTCGTTTCCACAACACGTTATTAGCACGAGTTCTGGTTGTCTCCTCCGTCAAGGTATGTCGTCTCCTCCGGTCGTCCTAACGGTATGTTGATTTTTCTCTACTCctcataattaataaaataaatattattttgcatgtttgacatatattaaatttctattatttgattctaatagcaataattatttatcatgaaAGTTTGATACATTGAAATGTCATTAAGAATACGATCATTAGAAAACaattattctatatatatttCGGATAAGCTCATGCATTGGGAATATCGagagaaatattttaaagaatattATGTACTTATCTTAATTACTTCTCGTGGTTGAATGAGATAACGAGTTATTggttaaaaaataataaacattaatCGACTAAAGAAACGACACTTCCCTGAAATGAAGGTTGTAAATTTTAAATAGTAGTAgatgaaaataattaatattgaCCAAGTGTAATAACAATCATGCACATTCCCTGAAGTGAATgttgtgaatttgacaattgtTATAAGAAGTAATTATCTTTCGTGGTTGGTCGTTATAATCATCCAAATCTCAAAAGAATCACATGAAACAATgatcataaaaaagaaaagctccataagaaaaagagaaaaatgtggAAGCATATTTTGCATATCAAACTGATAATATATTTAGCTCATCTAGTATGACAAATTTGGATGTGATAAAGTTTTGAATCTCCTAAAAAGATTAtcatatttgataaaataacAAGTGCTATATTTTTGagttaatataataattaatattttttaatctctcattttttttcttctgattATAGTTATTTTGTTTAATGAAGAAACattgacaatttttttatgCTGAATAACTTAAAAATGAACAATGAAGTTATTCGCACACAATACTgataagtaaaaaatatttttccaaattggCAATACTAAAAGCAAAAGTCAATACAATATTAGGTTCTGCAAGATATATGCTGTCATGATTATCATATAGAGACTGATAGAAAGAATGGAATAGAACATATCTATATTATATATCTATTGTCTCAAATAAAAAACGTATTTTAGAAAGT
This genomic window contains:
- the LOC103485392 gene encoding uncharacterized protein LOC103485392, yielding MDDEFQDWELLHEYDRTFPQPYSSNLPDSNSRFFQEIEGDSGSESTICLDYFSLRKHEPSSKTPLKSTVTDECLVEPENLSSVDSGSENRSCRKNTSEIGSDLGNDLLGECELNQSHANGLLDITKSVAGFEEISTDAENLNRREADDGELKGSPLVARDEPLRGKDTYNPTESEESSEESESQDEILDDTCSNWSGNMSFAMKAGDDGKENDAGNDHIESVNDISNNGDGDSSEKIDVAMAVEEVKVEAKSGELEAQRRKAVWWKVPFQVLRYCFLRASPAWSFSVAAAFMGVMILGRRLYKMKRKAKSLHLKIAVNDKNVSQFADRAARLNEAFSVVRRVPVVRAPLTGGGANSWPALSMR